The proteins below are encoded in one region of Microbispora sp. NBC_01189:
- a CDS encoding ATP-binding protein → MKPAHIFDRDREWAALRAFAESPSPEMRLAVVSGRRRQGKTFLLQALADVYGGFYFVAVESTSADALRQFGTAVAAYLGVPGTLAFANWDEAIVHLLDHCGDRLIVLDEFPYLTKADPSIPSILQREIDGRGAHRAAGSRVRLVLAGSAMSVMGRLLAGQAPLRGRASLDLVVQPFDHRLARRFWGIEDTRLALQVNAIVGGTPAYRTGFVDHEAPGDDLDDWVVRRVLDPAVPLFREARYLLTNEMEIRDEALYHAVLGAIAAGNNTRGGIAGHMERKATDIAHPLAVLEDCRLIRREIDPIRKRSLYRVAEPLVTFYESIMRPAWSLLERGWADRVWRGAGARFAAQVVGPHFEHVCREFALAHDWNGGYATEVAAGIAPGGGRGQNIEVDVIALAPQDDHPRRLLSVGEAKWSQTMNAGHLKRLEQARDQLHTRGLDTRDTVLALYSGAGFDPALTEAAARDPRVLLVDLPLLYGAP, encoded by the coding sequence ATGAAGCCCGCCCACATCTTCGACCGCGATCGCGAATGGGCCGCCCTCAGGGCCTTCGCCGAGTCGCCGAGCCCGGAGATGCGGCTGGCGGTGGTGAGCGGCCGCCGCCGCCAGGGCAAGACGTTCCTCCTGCAGGCGCTCGCCGACGTGTACGGCGGCTTCTACTTCGTGGCGGTCGAGTCCACGTCGGCCGACGCACTCCGGCAGTTCGGCACGGCCGTCGCGGCCTACCTGGGGGTGCCGGGCACGCTGGCGTTCGCCAACTGGGACGAGGCGATCGTCCACCTGCTGGACCACTGCGGTGACCGGCTGATCGTCCTCGACGAGTTTCCGTACTTGACGAAGGCCGATCCCTCGATCCCCTCGATCCTGCAGCGGGAGATCGACGGGCGGGGCGCCCATCGGGCTGCCGGCAGCCGGGTGCGGCTGGTGCTCGCCGGGTCCGCGATGTCGGTGATGGGGAGGCTCCTCGCCGGGCAGGCGCCGCTGCGTGGGCGGGCCTCGCTCGACCTGGTGGTGCAGCCCTTCGACCATCGTCTCGCCCGGCGGTTCTGGGGGATCGAGGACACCCGGCTGGCGCTCCAGGTGAACGCCATCGTGGGCGGGACGCCGGCGTACCGGACCGGCTTCGTCGACCACGAGGCGCCGGGCGACGACCTCGACGACTGGGTGGTCAGACGGGTGCTCGACCCCGCGGTGCCGCTCTTCCGCGAGGCCCGATATCTGCTGACCAACGAGATGGAGATCCGCGACGAGGCGCTTTACCACGCCGTGCTCGGCGCGATCGCGGCCGGGAACAACACGCGGGGCGGCATCGCCGGGCACATGGAGCGCAAGGCGACCGACATCGCCCATCCGCTCGCCGTCCTGGAGGACTGCCGGCTCATCCGCAGGGAGATCGACCCCATCCGCAAGCGCTCGCTCTATCGCGTCGCCGAGCCGCTCGTCACGTTCTACGAGTCGATCATGCGGCCGGCCTGGAGCCTGCTGGAGCGGGGATGGGCCGACCGGGTGTGGCGGGGCGCCGGGGCCAGGTTCGCGGCGCAGGTGGTGGGCCCGCACTTCGAGCATGTGTGCCGGGAGTTCGCGCTCGCCCACGACTGGAACGGCGGGTACGCGACTGAGGTCGCCGCGGGGATCGCCCCCGGCGGCGGCAGGGGGCAGAACATCGAGGTCGACGTGATCGCCCTCGCGCCGCAGGACGACCACCCGCGCCGGCTCCTGTCGGTCGGCGAGGCGAAGTGGTCGCAGACCATGAACGCCGGTCACCTGAAGCGCCTGGAGCAGGCCAGAGATCAGCTGCACACGCGGGGGCTCGACACCCGTGACACGGTGCTCGCCCTCTACAGCGGCGCCGGGTTCGACCCCGCGCTCACCGAGGCCGCCGCCCGCGACCCCCGCGTCCTCCTCGTCGATCTCCCCCTGCTGTACGGCGCCCCGTGA
- a CDS encoding helix-turn-helix domain-containing protein → MRDEPRSGCPINGSVEALGDRWSLIVLRDMIFGGRRHFRDLLAGSMEGIASNILSSRLKALVAKGLLTHEEAGRGRRGTYSLTEAGIQTVPIMVALGSWGLRHLPATPELAVRARLLEEGGPPLWEDLMDELREAHLGIPRPDPARPRASRLLQEAYERVLAEGQPDPPALRRGRGSLKGLIDIADDGDPEAGADLARDFGLMS, encoded by the coding sequence ATGCGGGACGAGCCACGGTCGGGCTGCCCGATCAACGGGTCGGTGGAGGCGCTCGGAGACAGGTGGAGCCTCATCGTGCTGCGCGACATGATCTTCGGTGGGCGCCGCCACTTCCGTGACCTGCTCGCGGGCTCCATGGAGGGGATCGCGTCGAACATCCTCAGCAGCCGCCTCAAGGCCCTCGTCGCCAAGGGGCTCCTGACCCACGAGGAGGCGGGGCGAGGACGCCGAGGGACCTACAGCCTCACCGAGGCGGGCATCCAGACGGTCCCGATCATGGTCGCGCTGGGCTCCTGGGGCCTGCGCCACCTCCCGGCGACACCGGAGCTGGCCGTACGGGCACGGTTGCTGGAGGAGGGCGGGCCGCCTCTCTGGGAGGACCTGATGGACGAGTTGCGCGAGGCGCACCTGGGCATCCCCCGCCCGGACCCCGCCCGCCCCCGCGCGTCCCGGCTCCTCCAGGAGGCGTACGAACGCGTCCTGGCGGAGGGACAGCCGGACCCGCCCGCGCTGCGGCGTGGCAGAGGTTCCCTGAAGGGGCTGATCGACATCGCCGACGACGGAGATCCGGAGGCCGGCGCGGACCTCGCCCGAGACTTCGGGCTCATGTCGTGA
- a CDS encoding dihydrofolate reductase family protein: MSRVRVHNFAVSLDGFATGKGQSLEEPFGHAGGRLHEWFFETRTFQAMQGKTGGSTGVEDAIARTWDTGIGAEIMGRNKFGPQRGPWENHDWNGWWGPNPPFHTPVFVLTHHPRPSVEMEGGTTFHFVDAAPEEALRQAREAAGDLDVRIGGGPSTVRRFLAADLVDHLHVAVVPIVLGRGERLWDGLEELEKRFRIESVSTPSGVTHITFTRP, encoded by the coding sequence ATGTCGCGTGTCAGGGTGCACAACTTCGCCGTCTCCCTGGACGGCTTCGCCACCGGAAAGGGCCAGAGCCTTGAGGAGCCGTTCGGCCACGCGGGCGGGCGGCTGCACGAGTGGTTCTTCGAGACGCGGACCTTCCAGGCCATGCAGGGGAAGACCGGCGGGAGCACCGGGGTCGAGGACGCCATAGCCCGTACGTGGGACACGGGCATCGGGGCGGAGATCATGGGCCGCAACAAGTTCGGGCCGCAGCGGGGCCCGTGGGAGAACCACGACTGGAACGGCTGGTGGGGGCCGAACCCGCCGTTCCACACGCCGGTCTTCGTCCTGACCCACCATCCCCGGCCCTCCGTGGAGATGGAAGGGGGCACCACCTTCCACTTCGTGGACGCCGCCCCCGAGGAGGCGCTGCGTCAGGCCCGCGAGGCGGCGGGCGACCTCGACGTGCGCATCGGCGGCGGGCCGAGCACCGTCCGCCGGTTCCTGGCCGCCGACCTGGTCGACCACCTGCACGTCGCCGTCGTCCCGATCGTCCTGGGCCGCGGCGAACGACTGTGGGACGGGCTGGAGGAACTCGAGAAGCGCTTCCGCATCGAGTCGGTGTCCACCCCCAGCGGCGTCACCCACATCACCTTCACCCGCCCGTGA
- a CDS encoding cytochrome P450 → MPPTDVDLLDPRMFRNGPPHDTFALLRREAPVFLHRRPNRPPFWVLTRHEDVVRVSRDWASFSSRANGALLDEQPPPRQGASPLLSMDPPEHTALRGLVGEGFTPPAADRLARRARTLCGIVLDRVSERGECDFVSDIAAEFSLAPLAELLGFPDADERRRVARLARVLSDPLEQLVPEAAAGATMEIFRFAGELASSGGGGAGDVLLKLLAGGHEDGEGLTRRQFELFFLLLVTAGHVTTQHLMSGGMLALLQNPWEWLRLVENPGVLETGVDELMRWVSPVMQLQRTATRDVEIAGRPVARDDRIALYYVAANRDEAVFEDADRLDLGRAPNPHIAFGGGGPHNCLGEHMARLLTRTLFEEIARRMPDIAPVDHPDHLGSTFLNGVRSMPVRFTPTPALRGRSA, encoded by the coding sequence GTGCCACCGACGGATGTCGACCTGCTGGATCCGCGGATGTTTCGTAATGGGCCGCCGCACGACACCTTCGCCCTGCTGCGGCGCGAGGCTCCGGTGTTCCTGCACCGCCGCCCGAACCGGCCGCCGTTCTGGGTGCTGACCCGGCACGAGGACGTCGTACGGGTGTCGCGTGACTGGGCGTCGTTCTCCTCGCGGGCCAACGGAGCCCTGCTGGACGAGCAGCCGCCGCCACGCCAGGGCGCGTCCCCGCTGCTGAGCATGGACCCGCCGGAGCACACGGCGCTGCGCGGCCTGGTGGGCGAGGGTTTCACGCCGCCCGCGGCCGACCGGCTCGCCCGCAGGGCCCGGACGTTGTGCGGCATCGTCCTCGACCGGGTGAGCGAGCGCGGCGAGTGCGACTTCGTGAGCGACATCGCCGCGGAGTTCTCGCTCGCGCCCCTGGCCGAGCTGCTCGGGTTCCCCGACGCCGACGAGCGCCGCCGGGTCGCCCGCCTGGCCCGCGTGCTGAGCGACCCCCTGGAGCAACTGGTCCCGGAGGCGGCCGCAGGCGCCACCATGGAGATCTTCCGGTTCGCGGGCGAGCTGGCGTCGTCGGGAGGCGGCGGGGCCGGCGACGTCCTGCTGAAGCTGCTCGCCGGCGGACACGAGGACGGCGAGGGCCTGACGCGGCGGCAGTTCGAGCTGTTCTTCCTGCTCCTGGTCACCGCGGGCCACGTCACCACCCAGCACCTCATGTCGGGGGGCATGCTGGCGCTCCTGCAGAACCCCTGGGAGTGGCTGCGGCTCGTGGAGAACCCCGGGGTCCTGGAGACCGGCGTGGACGAGCTGATGCGGTGGGTGTCGCCCGTGATGCAGCTCCAGCGGACGGCCACCCGCGACGTGGAGATCGCCGGCCGGCCCGTCGCCCGGGACGACCGGATCGCGCTCTACTACGTCGCCGCCAACCGGGACGAGGCGGTGTTCGAGGACGCCGACCGCCTCGACCTCGGCCGCGCCCCCAATCCCCACATCGCGTTCGGCGGCGGAGGGCCCCACAACTGCCTGGGCGAGCACATGGCGCGGCTGCTGACCCGCACGCTGTTCGAGGAGATCGCGCGGCGGATGCCCGACATCGCGCCGGTGGACCACCCCGATCACCTCGGCTCCACCTTCCTCAACGGCGTCAGGTCGATGCCCGTACGGTTCACGCCGACGCCGGCCCTGCGCGGGCGGAGCGCCTGA
- a CDS encoding acyl carrier protein, translating into MRLEDLVAAVLEVPASEITDETAPHSTGEWTSKAHIQLVVAIEEIYRVSLSVAEIKALTSVGAARRLLAGKGVAPA; encoded by the coding sequence GTGAGGCTCGAAGATCTGGTCGCGGCCGTGCTGGAGGTTCCGGCGAGCGAGATCACGGACGAGACCGCGCCGCACAGCACCGGAGAGTGGACCAGCAAGGCGCACATCCAGCTCGTGGTGGCGATCGAGGAGATCTACCGCGTGTCGCTGTCGGTGGCCGAGATCAAGGCCCTGACCAGCGTCGGCGCGGCACGGCGGCTGCTCGCGGGCAAAGGCGTCGCACCGGCCTGA